In Hymenobacter volaticus, the genomic window CTCGGAATGACAAGCGGTAGTTGCTGGCGAAATGAAAAAACTAAATTGCGTGCGGATAGCTCCAGGGTAATACGCTTTATGGACGCTGAAAGCTCACTTAACCTACTATATCACGCTTAGTTGTATGAGTAAAATAATCGTCTTTGGGGCATCGGGTCAGTTGGGGCAATGCCTGCAGCATGTGGCAAAAGAGAGAAGCATAACAGATATCGTTTTTCTGCCGGAAGAGCAAGCAGACATTCTGGACACTGGTAAGCTGCAAGCTGTATTCGCGCAATACCAACCCGCATATTGCATCAACTGTGCCGCCTACACAGCCGTGGATAAAGCCGAAGACGAAGTGGAAATAGCTCGCAAAGTCAACAAGGACGGCGCCGTGAATCTGGCGCAGTTGTGCGGTCAGCATGGTACCACACTCGTGCATATTTCAACTGATTTCGTGTTTGCGGGCACAGGTAACAAGCCACTCGTAGAAACCGATGAAGCGACCCCTATCAGTGTCTACGGCTTAACTAAGCTGGAAGGTGAGCAAGTTATACCAGCGCATACCAGCCAGTATTTCATTTTGCGCACCAGCTGGTTATACTCTGAGTTCGCCAACAACTTCGTGAAAAC contains:
- the rfbD gene encoding dTDP-4-dehydrorhamnose reductase, with amino-acid sequence MSKIIVFGASGQLGQCLQHVAKERSITDIVFLPEEQADILDTGKLQAVFAQYQPAYCINCAAYTAVDKAEDEVEIARKVNKDGAVNLAQLCGQHGTTLVHISTDFVFAGTGNKPLVETDEATPISVYGLTKLEGEQVIPAHTSQYFILRTSWLYSEFANNFVKTMLKYGREREEMRVIWDQAGTPTYAIDLAGCILTIIESQSQAYGIYHYSNEGMTSWYDFAKAIFELSNTPVRTVPIRTEEYPTKATRPAYSVMDKTKVKTTLNLAIPHWRDSLKECLSRL